One Paraburkholderia sp. IMGN_8 DNA window includes the following coding sequences:
- a CDS encoding HAD domain-containing protein encodes MNLASSPPPSSFSPLASDLQTLGRLIRSCRQQCELNLLDAADYLYVDVAELSRIEDGLSAGTEALFKVLAGFGREMLIMQRDDASDALAAVGHTVNWYKVMERRHPSRERPAPAPFVLDCTTPTLFVDFDGTLHVGNAYIGEDGEITLDTGRPLLEFASLLTELLEPYPDVEIVLTTSWARRLPVERVVEYLPPELRRRIVGTTRDIKPRLSYVLDGTERTDIIRSYAYGKRLKHWLAIDDAVFGAERFGREPGELVEHFLLLDSRSGISNSNALSRIAKWLTEVHAARGS; translated from the coding sequence ATGAACCTCGCCTCATCCCCGCCGCCTTCTTCATTCAGCCCGCTGGCGTCAGACCTACAGACGCTTGGCCGCCTGATTCGCAGTTGCCGGCAACAATGCGAACTCAACCTCCTCGACGCAGCCGACTATCTCTACGTCGATGTCGCTGAATTGAGCCGCATCGAAGATGGATTGTCCGCCGGTACCGAAGCCCTGTTCAAGGTTCTCGCTGGGTTCGGCCGGGAGATGCTCATCATGCAGCGCGATGACGCCAGCGACGCTCTCGCGGCGGTCGGGCATACCGTCAACTGGTACAAAGTGATGGAGCGGCGCCATCCTTCCAGAGAACGACCCGCACCGGCCCCCTTCGTTCTTGACTGCACCACTCCGACGCTTTTCGTCGACTTCGACGGGACGCTCCACGTCGGCAACGCGTACATCGGCGAGGACGGGGAAATAACGCTCGACACCGGCCGGCCGCTACTGGAATTCGCATCCCTGCTCACCGAGCTTCTCGAGCCCTATCCCGATGTGGAAATTGTGCTCACGACGTCATGGGCGCGACGCTTGCCAGTGGAGCGCGTCGTCGAGTACCTGCCACCGGAACTACGCCGACGCATCGTCGGGACCACCCGGGATATCAAACCCCGGCTCAGCTATGTGCTGGACGGCACCGAGCGCACCGACATCATCCGCAGCTACGCGTATGGAAAGCGCCTGAAACACTGGCTTGCTATTGACGACGCGGTGTTTGGTGCTGAGCGGTTCGGCCGTGAACCCGGAGAACTCGTGGAGCACTTTCTTTTACTCGACTCGCGCAGCGGAATCAGCAACAGCAATGCGCTCTCGCGTATCGCGAAGTGGCTGACCGAAGTACACGCCGCGCGAGGCAGCTGA
- a CDS encoding helix-turn-helix transcriptional regulator, with the protein MLLPHMAENVSARLLELQGLIAKNLRLLRDKRGMSQETLADRAGLHRTQLSVIERGRRNMKLETLISLAAALDVTEIELLTDSGEEPKEPNRGRPRKVVRPADE; encoded by the coding sequence ATGCTCCTGCCCCATATGGCAGAGAACGTTTCCGCGCGCCTCCTGGAACTTCAGGGGCTTATCGCGAAGAACCTTAGACTCCTTCGTGACAAACGAGGCATGTCCCAAGAGACACTTGCGGACCGTGCTGGCTTGCATCGCACGCAGCTCAGCGTAATCGAACGCGGGCGCCGAAACATGAAGCTGGAGACCCTTATCTCGCTGGCCGCAGCACTCGACGTCACTGAAATCGAATTATTGACTGATAGTGGAGAGGAGCCGAAGGAGCCTAATCGAGGCCGCCCGAGGAAGGTGGTGCGACCCGCTGACGAATAG
- a CDS encoding helix-turn-helix transcriptional regulator: MSAVSTLTFRELSEKMDQRVADGEISASMLPNLKSALRAFLASFRVSEDSIVGSLLRSSYYRNLRLHVDKLQAEGREKAYIANRKSLMGKWCSLVTHLDRIEAATSNCMSPFQSALDELLTRSQTTVAGLARAAGVSKATLRRWVKGALPNPRAVPSLKRLERFFALEPDALVNLALERQHSRPVETAPAVRIPYRERMASVTKDTYRLKTVSDFLAQEWSDFVIHKTERLPELERYSRGAWVTTDLVTERETDRNWYCFTGGKFVPTAKIVWGHVTSFLGWLTRTRELGGAGLSSADVQTLAWLSSKRMVHRYMKWLIERADGKVHDGVLDVASLIASLNHPKHGYLTQMPELRERLPELHRPEVWQDACLEAYKWASERKRHLLANGIEHSREPMAPIKRVLELDDPLAAVADMISRMKSCRPTTGGISEAVWARDLLLVKLMTSNPLRAKNMKLLTYRADNTGNLYRRPDGSWFIRIEKRAFKNAKGAAKNRDYDMPVNHVVWGDIERYLSVYRPRLPDADKVDYVFLSSTEEKPDGYVGAWKSLNRRVFYLTHRYLWQCPGIGPHGFRYIIGTATLKKAPGAWDAAAAVLHDEVATVKAHYAHLRPSDGGNFVHTLLDSAFARM, translated from the coding sequence ATGTCTGCAGTTTCAACTCTAACTTTCCGCGAACTCTCGGAAAAAATGGACCAACGTGTGGCCGACGGGGAGATTTCGGCTTCCATGCTACCCAACTTGAAATCTGCCCTTCGGGCATTCTTGGCCAGCTTCCGAGTTTCCGAAGATAGCATTGTTGGCTCGTTGTTGCGCAGTTCATACTATCGAAATCTTCGCCTTCATGTCGACAAATTACAAGCAGAAGGGCGCGAAAAAGCCTACATCGCCAATCGCAAGAGCTTGATGGGAAAGTGGTGCTCACTCGTAACGCATCTCGACCGGATTGAGGCAGCAACGTCGAACTGTATGTCCCCGTTTCAGTCGGCACTGGACGAGCTGCTGACGCGAAGCCAGACGACGGTGGCTGGACTGGCGCGAGCGGCAGGCGTCTCTAAGGCAACCCTTCGCCGTTGGGTCAAGGGAGCATTGCCGAATCCCCGCGCGGTTCCTTCGTTGAAACGGCTTGAGCGGTTCTTCGCTCTGGAGCCAGATGCGCTCGTCAATCTCGCACTTGAGCGCCAGCATTCCAGACCAGTCGAAACCGCGCCGGCTGTGAGAATCCCATATCGGGAAAGAATGGCCAGTGTTACGAAAGACACGTACCGTCTGAAGACGGTCTCCGATTTTTTGGCACAAGAATGGTCGGATTTCGTCATACACAAAACGGAGAGACTGCCGGAACTAGAGCGGTATTCGCGTGGAGCTTGGGTCACGACGGACCTAGTCACGGAGAGGGAAACCGACCGCAACTGGTACTGTTTCACAGGAGGTAAATTCGTTCCCACGGCGAAGATTGTCTGGGGGCACGTAACGTCTTTCCTTGGATGGCTCACCCGCACGCGAGAACTGGGTGGAGCCGGGCTCAGCAGCGCCGACGTCCAGACGCTCGCTTGGCTCTCGAGCAAGCGGATGGTTCATCGCTACATGAAATGGCTGATTGAGCGCGCTGACGGCAAAGTGCATGATGGCGTGCTCGACGTCGCAAGTTTGATTGCGTCGCTCAACCATCCCAAGCACGGCTACCTCACCCAGATGCCCGAACTCCGGGAGCGGCTGCCGGAGCTTCACCGCCCCGAAGTTTGGCAAGACGCGTGTCTTGAAGCCTATAAGTGGGCCTCCGAGAGGAAGAGACATCTGTTGGCGAACGGTATTGAGCATTCGAGGGAGCCGATGGCACCTATCAAGCGAGTGCTGGAGCTGGATGACCCGCTGGCGGCGGTCGCAGACATGATTTCACGGATGAAGAGCTGCCGCCCGACCACTGGCGGCATTAGCGAGGCAGTTTGGGCGCGAGACCTGCTCCTGGTCAAACTGATGACATCGAATCCGTTGCGCGCCAAGAACATGAAGTTGCTCACCTATCGCGCGGACAACACCGGCAACCTCTATCGTCGCCCAGATGGGAGTTGGTTCATCCGAATTGAGAAACGCGCGTTCAAGAATGCCAAGGGAGCCGCAAAGAACCGGGACTATGACATGCCCGTCAACCACGTGGTTTGGGGCGACATTGAGCGCTATCTGAGTGTCTATCGACCGAGGTTGCCGGATGCCGACAAGGTGGACTATGTGTTCTTGTCTTCAACGGAAGAAAAGCCAGATGGCTATGTCGGTGCATGGAAATCTCTTAACCGACGGGTTTTCTACCTGACTCACCGTTACTTGTGGCAATGTCCGGGCATCGGACCACACGGCTTTCGTTACATCATTGGCACGGCCACGCTGAAAAAAGCACCGGGGGCCTGGGATGCAGCGGCAGCCGTTCTCCACGACGAGGTCGCCACGGTAAAGGCCCATTACGCTCATCTGCGTCCCTCCGATGGCGGCAACTTTGTGCACACGTTACTGGACTCCGCCTTCGCGCGGATGTGA